One genomic segment of Ricinus communis isolate WT05 ecotype wild-type chromosome 5, ASM1957865v1, whole genome shotgun sequence includes these proteins:
- the LOC8277821 gene encoding probable serine/threonine-protein kinase PBL7, which produces METAVKDDYSRKQRIALVAIVVIASLAVTSLLVAFSYYCYIRNKLSKRFDTQKRFKYEEKGNFENLQVATEKGLQVFTFKQLYSATGGFSKSNVVGHGGFGSVYRGVLNDGRKVAVKLMDQGGKQGEEEFKVEVELLSHLRSPYLLALIGFCSDSNHKLLVYDFMANGGLQEHLYPTSGHRAMHLRLDWETRLRIALEAAKGLEYLHEHVSPPVIHRDFKSSNILLDKYFHAKVSDFGLAKLGPDKAGGHVSTRVLGTQGYVAPEYALTGHLTTKSDVYSYGVVLLELLTGRVPVDMKRPPGEGVLVSWVLPRLTDREKVVQIMDPALEGQYSMKEVIQVAAIAAMCVQPEADYRPLMADVVQSLVPLVKTQRSTSKLGSYSSFNALRSPASQDSGKASA; this is translated from the exons ATGGAAACTGCAGTGAAGGATGATTATTCAAGGAAACAACGCATTGCATTAGTGGCCATTGTAGTGATTGCTTCACTTGCTGTTACTTCTCTCTTAGTGGCTTTTAGCTATTACTGCTATATACGTAATAAGCTCTCTAAACGCTTTGACACCCAGAAAA GGTTTAAATATGAGGAGAAAGGAAATTTTGAGAATCTGCAAGTTGCTACTGAGAAAGGGCTTCAAGTGTTCACATTTAAGCAGCTGTATTCAGCTACTGGTGGTTTCAGCAAGTCGAATGTGGTTGGGCATGGTGGATTTGGGTCAGTATACCGTGGAGTGCTTAATGATGGAAGGAAAGTTGCAGTTAAACTCATGGATCAAGGAGGGAAGCAAGGAGAAGAGGAATTTAAAGTGGAG GTTGAATTGCTGAGCCACCTACGTTCTCCATATTTGCTGGCATTGATTGGGTTTTGTTCAGATAGTAATCATAAATTGCTGGTGTACGACTTCATGGCAAATGGTGGACTACAAGAACATTTGTATCCCACAAGTG GTCACAGAGCCATGCACCTGAGATTGGACTGGGAAACACGGTTGAGAATTGCCCTTGAAGCTGCAAAGGGTTTGGAATATTTGCATGAACATGTCAGTCCTCCAGTGATTCATAGAGATTTCAAGAGCAGCAACATCCTTTTAGACAAATATTTCCATGCCAAAGTATCTGATTTTGGATTAGCTAAGCTTGGACCAGACAAAGCTGGTGGCCATGTCTCAACTCGAGTGCTGGGCACCCAAGGATATGTTGCCCCTGA GTATGCATTAACCGGACATCTAACAACAAAATCAGATGTCTAcagttatggggttgttctgtTAGAGTTGCTTACTGGAAGAGTTCCAGTCGATATGAAGAGACCTCCAGGGGAAGGTGTTCTTGTTTCTTGG GTGCTGCCTCGATTGACAGATAGAGAGAAGGTTGTGCAAATTATGGATCCAGCTTTAGAGGGTCAATACTCGATGAAAGAAGTTATTCAGGTGGCAGCAATTGCAGCAATGTGTGTACAACCAGAGGCTGATTACAGACCACTAATGGCAGATGTTGTGCAGTCGCTAGTCCCATTGGTCAAAACTCAGCGATCAACTTCAAAGCTAGGAAGCTACTCTAGCTTCAATGCACTTAGGTCCCCTGCGTCACAGGACTCGGGCAAGGCAAGTGCCTGA